The Podospora pseudopauciseta strain CBS 411.78 chromosome 2 map unlocalized CBS411.78m_2, whole genome shotgun sequence genome has a window encoding:
- a CDS encoding uncharacterized protein (COG:S; EggNog:ENOG503NWZI), which yields MEPLNVLMVGTGEYTTGFVGTGGSASDKKVGVVGLSMFDLRRRGKVGKLGMVGVNGTKYPAIREHLHKNITLAYNNLDTSFESFPSDDTKDPDAYKTAIDALKPGDAITIFTPDTTHYPIALYAIERGIHVMITKPAVKLLEHHIALLAAAEKHGVYVYVEHHKRYDPAYADAKFRAKKLGDFNYFYSYMSQPKFQLETFKAWAGIDSDISYYLNSHHVDICDSMVSQLGYIPVKVSASASKGVATSLGCHESTEDTISLLVHWEKKDDPSKHATGVYTASWTAPQKAGVHSNQYFHYLARDGEITINQAKRGYDVAEDAAGQLVWYNPFYMRYAPDEDGNFNGQSGYGYVSMEKFVDGCRSVNAGELKPADLDKKGLPTLRNTIATTAILEAGRRSIDEGREVRIEQRDGNWSLL from the exons ATGGAGCCGCTCAATGTGCTGATG GTTGGTACCGGCGAGTACACCACAGGTTTCGTAGGGACCGGTGGCTCAGCATCGGACAAGAAGGTAGGCGTAGTCGGTCTCTCCATGTTTGACCTCAGACGAAGGGGCAAGGTCGGCAAActtgggatggtgggtgtGAATGGGACGAAATACCCAGCAATCA GGGAACACCTCCATAAAAACATCACCCTAGCCTATAACAACCTTGACACCTCATTCGAGTCCTTCCCCTCCGACGACACAAAAGATCCCGATGCCTACAAGACCGCCATCGACGCCCTCAAACCCGGCGATGCCATCACAATCTTCACCCCAGACACCACCCACTACCCCATTGCTCTCTATGCCATCGAGCGAGGAATCCACGTCATGATCACCAAACCTGCAGTCAAACTCCTCGAACACCacatcgccctcctcgccgccgccgaaaaACACGGCGTCTACGTCTATGTCGAACACCACAAACGCTACGACCCCGCCTATGCCGACGCAAAATTCAGAGCCAAAAAGCTCGGTGACTTCAATTACTTTTACAGTTACATGTCCCAGCCCAAATTCCAACTCGAGACGTTCAAGGCCTGGGCAGGGATTGACTCGGATATCTCCTACTACTTGAATAGTCACCATGTGGATATCTGTGATTCCATGGTGTCCCAACTTGGCTACATTCCTGTCAAGGTCTCCGCCTCAGCATCAAAAGGAGTAGCCACCAGTCTCGGCTGTCACGAATCAACCGAGGACACCATCTCCCTACTCGTGCActgggagaagaaggacgacCCTTCGAAGCATGCCACGGGTGTATACACCGCTTCCTGGACAGCGCCCCAAAAAGCAGGAGTTCACTCCAACCAGTACTTCCACTACCTGGCTCGAGATGGCGaaatcaccatcaaccaagCCAAACGCGGGTATGACGTTGCAGAGGATGCAGCGGGTCAGTTGGTTTGGTATAACCCTTTTTACATGAGGTACGCgcctgatgaggatgggaacTTCAACGGGCAGAGTGGGTATGGGTATGTGTCTATGGAAAAGTTCGTTGATGGCTGCCGGTCCGTTAATGCGGGAGAGTTGAAGCCGGCGGATTTGGACAAGAAGGGGCTTCCGACGCTAAGGAACACAATTGCTACGACAGCGATTTTGGAGGCGGGCAGGAGGAGTATcgatgaggggagggaggtgaggattgAGCAGAGGGATGGGAACTGGAGCCTTCTTTGA